Sequence from the Desulfovibrio oxyclinae DSM 11498 genome:
GAATATACCGGGCCAAATGGAACAGCTTTTACCATTCTCATTCCGATAGAATCAAAAGGAACGGCGTAAATATGAGTGCCAAGATTTTAGTTGTAGACGATGACAAAGCACACCTATCAATGCTTGAAACGATGCTTACGGGGTGGGGGTATGCTGTTGTGGGCGTGGAAGATGGGGCAGACGCCATTGANAAGGTGAAGGAGGCTCCCTTTGACGCTGTTCTGATGGACGTCAGAATGGCAAGAATCGGTGGCATTGAAGCCCTGAGCCAGATCAAGGAATATAACCCGGCCATTCCGGTTGTGATCATGACCGCATACTCTTCCGTTGATACGGCTGTGGAGGCGATGAAGTTGGGGGCGTATGACTACCTGACCAAGCCCTTGAACTTTGATGAACTCAATATGACTTTGGAGCGTTCTCTGGACCACATGACGCTCATCAAGGAAAACCAGTCCCTCAAAGAGAGAATATCGGAAGACTCAAGCCTGACGGACATTATCGGCAACAGCAAGCCCATGAACGAGCTTATCAGTATGGTTAAGACTGTCGCATCGACTGAGGCCACGATCTTGATCTCCGGCGAGAGTGGCACCGGGAAGGAACTGTTTGCCAAAGCGATCCACGCAAACAGCAACCGGAAGAAGGCATCGCTTGTGACTGTCAATTGCGCTGCCCTGACTGACACTCTCTTAGAATCAGAACTCTTCGGCCATGAAAAAGGTGCGTTCACTGGAGCAGACAAGAAAAGGGATGGCCGTTTCATGCAAGCCAACGGTGGTTCCATATTCTTGGATGAGGTTGGTGAAATACCGATGCCAATGCAGGCAAAGTTGCTCCGGGCAATTCAAGAGCGAGAAATCCAACGAGTCGGCAGTGACAAAGTCTTGAAGGTTGATGTCCGAATCATCGCAGCAACCAACAGAGACCTCTTGGTTGAAGTCGAAAAAGGGAATTTCCGAGAAGACCTGTATTACAGGCTGAACGTGGTGAACCTCTGGATTCCGTCTTTGAAGGAGCGTGGAGAGGATACACCACTGTTGGCTACATTTTTCTTGAAGCGTTTCTCCGAGTTCAACAGAAAGCAGTTGAAGGGATTTACCCCCATGGCAATGGATGTGCTCGTGAAATATGATTGGCCCGGAAATGTCCGTGAACTGGAAAACGCAGTGGAAAGAGCAGTCATTCTTTCCGCTGGTGAATACGTGTCTGAAAAGGATTTGCCTTCAGCACTTACGCAGCATTTCGAAAATGTTAGTGGCTCCAATGGAGGCCAGCATCACGTAGGCGGCAAGTCGCTGCAAGAGATCGAAAAGGTTGCCATCGAAGAAACGCTGACACAGACGGAAGGCAATAAAAGCGAGGCGGCAAAGCTGCTGGGCATCACGCGCACGACGTTGGACAATAAGATCAAGAAGTATGAAATATTTATTAAGAAATAACGATCGCGTTTTTTTACTGTCTCGCAATTAGAAATTATTATTACAACAGTCAGACATTTAAGAGGAGGGGGAACCACTTGGGGCGCTTTCTAAGCGTGCGTTTTTTCCCTTTCTATGGAGTGTCCCCTACACCGAAGAACAAATCGCCTTTGCCCTGCGCCAGGCCGAGCATGGGACTCCCGTGAAGGAAGTGATCCGTAAAATGGGGATCAGCGAGCAGACCTTCTATCGCTGGAAAAAGAAGTATGGCGGCCTTGGCACCAGCGAGCTTCGCCGTCTGAAGATGCTCGAAGAAGAAAACCGCAAGCTCAAGCAGATGGTAGCGGATCTGAGTCTCGACAAAGTCATGCTTCAGGATGTGCTGTCAAAAAAGCTCTGAGGCCTGATCGCCGTCGGGAGTTGGTGGACGACCTTCGGGGCGACTACGACGTGAGCATCCGTCGGGCATGCCGTATCGCGCTCATCTCCCGTTCGCTGTATGCCTACCGACGCAAGACCGACGATCAGGCCGAGCTCCGTATGAGAATCTGTGAGATCGCCGCAACCCGAGTTCGCTATGGTTACCGACGCATTCACGTATTGCTCTGCCGAGAGGGCTGGGAAATCAACCATAAGCGCGTATATCGCCTCTACAAAGAGGAGGGACTGTTGCTCCGCAGCAAAAGACCAAAGCGTATCGTAAGCGCTGTGCACCGTGAAAAAACAGAAAGCGCAACGCGGCCCGATGAAGTGTGGTCTATGGACTTCATGAGCGACGCTCTTTTTGACGGCCGCAGGTTCAAGCTGATGACGGTGGTCGACAACTATACGCGGGAAAGTCTGGCCATTGAAGCCGACCAGGGTATTACGGGTGAGCAGGTGACCGAGGTGCTGGCAAAGATAGCCATTGATCGGTCATTGCCAGCACGTATCAAGTGCGACAATGGACCGGAGTTCACGTCAAAGGCCTTGGACAAATGGGCCTATGAACACCACGTTGAACTGGACTTTTCCAGGCCGGGAAAACCTACAGACAACGGAT
This genomic interval carries:
- a CDS encoding sigma-54-dependent transcriptional regulator, with the translated sequence MSAKILVVDDDKAHLSMLETMLTGWGYAVVGVEDGADAIXKVKEAPFDAVLMDVRMARIGGIEALSQIKEYNPAIPVVIMTAYSSVDTAVEAMKLGAYDYLTKPLNFDELNMTLERSLDHMTLIKENQSLKERISEDSSLTDIIGNSKPMNELISMVKTVASTEATILISGESGTGKELFAKAIHANSNRKKASLVTVNCAALTDTLLESELFGHEKGAFTGADKKRDGRFMQANGGSIFLDEVGEIPMPMQAKLLRAIQEREIQRVGSDKVLKVDVRIIAATNRDLLVEVEKGNFREDLYYRLNVVNLWIPSLKERGEDTPLLATFFLKRFSEFNRKQLKGFTPMAMDVLVKYDWPGNVRELENAVERAVILSAGEYVSEKDLPSALTQHFENVSGSNGGQHHVGGKSLQEIEKVAIEETLTQTEGNKSEAAKLLGITRTTLDNKIKKYEIFIKK
- a CDS encoding IS3 family transposase (programmed frameshift); the encoded protein is MAFALRQAEHGTPVKEVIRKMGISEQTFYRWKKKYGGLGTSELRRLKMLEEENRKLKQMVADLSLDKVMLQDVLSKKLLRPDRRRELVDDLRGDYDVSIRRACRIALISRSLYAYRRKTDDQAELRMRICEIAATRVRYGYRRIHVLLCREGWEINHKRVYRLYKEEGLLLRSKRPKRIVSAVHREKTESATRPDEVWSMDFMSDALFDGRRFKLMTVVDNYTRESLAIEADQGITGEQVTEVLAKIAIDRSLPARIKCDNGPEFTSKALDKWAYEHHVELDFSRPGKPTDNGYIESFNGRFRDECLNVNWFLSLEDAQRKVEAWRQDYNASRPHSSLGNLTPIEFAIHSGQLPGMDGLERRRELTQARA